A section of the Oryzias melastigma strain HK-1 linkage group LG14, ASM292280v2, whole genome shotgun sequence genome encodes:
- the slc23a1 gene encoding solute carrier family 23 member 1 encodes MEDSCQSHAHLEKQHVQKPSRTAVTDGHNGRKEDGMEAKSEVDMIYTIEDVPPWYLCILLGLQHYLTCFSGTVAVPFLLAEAMCVGQDQNTVSQLIGTIFTTVGITTLIQTTVGVRLPLFQASAFAFLIPAQAILGLDRWKCPSEEEIYGNWSVPFNTSHIWQPRMREIQGAIIMSSVVEVIIGLCGLPGLLLEYIGPLTITPTVSLIGLSVFTTAGDRAGSHWGLSALCILFIVLFAQYLRTTSIPVPSYSRKKGLTLTKVQIFKMFPIILAIMLVWLICYILTLTNLLPSNPDRYGHKARTDARGDIMASSPWFRVPYPCQWGLPVVTVAGVLGMFSATMAGIVESIGDYYACARLSGATPPPVHAINRGIFTEGVCCIIAGLLGTGNGSTSSSPNIGVLGITKVGSRRVVQYGAGIMFLLGSIGKFTALFASLPDPILGGMFCTLFGMITAVGLSNLQLVDLNSSRNLFVLGFSMFFGLTLPTYLDTHPNSISTGVQELDQILTVLLSTEMFVGGFLAFCLDNTIPGTRQERGLVGWGSSSTSSSSSSYDFPVGMALVRRTRWLRRFPISPSFTGFRAHEDAPPEEEEREEEDESPLPSTKV; translated from the exons ATGGAGGACAGCTGTCAG AGCCATGCTCACCTGGAGAAGCAGCATGTACAAAAGCCGAGCAGGACGGCTGTGACTGACGGACACAACGGCAGGAAGGAGGATGGGATGGAAGCGAAGAGCGAAGTGGACATGATTTACACCATCGAAGACGTCCCTCCCTGGTACCTGTGCATCCTGTTGGGCCTGCAG CATTACCTGACATGTTTTAGTGGGACTGTTGCTGTGCCGTTTCTGCTTGCTGAAGCCATGTGTGTGGGGCAAGACCAGAACACTGTGAGTCAGCTGATTGGAACCATTTTCACCACTGTTGGCATCACTACTCTGATCCAGACGACCGTGGGAGTCAG ACTTCCTCTGTTTCAGGCCAGTGCGTTTGCTTTCCTGATCCCCGCTCAGGCAATACTTGGCCTCGACCGCTGGAAGTGTCCGAGCGAAG AGGAGATTTACGGGAACTGGAGTGTTCCTTTCAACACCTCACACATCTGGCAGCCTCGCATGAGGGAG ATTCAGGGTGCCATCATCATGTCCAGTGTGGTGGAGGTCATCATCGGTCTGTGCGGGTTACCCGGTCTGCTGCTGGAGTACATCGGTCCGCTGACTATCACACCCACTGTGTCCCTGATTGGCCTGTCCGTCTTCACCACAGCGGGGGACCGAGCGGGATCCCACTGGGGTCTCTCAGCTCT GTGTATCCTGTTCATCGTCCTATTCGCTCAGTACCTGAGAACAACATCGATTCCTGTTCCTTCTTACAGCCGAAAGAAAGGCCTGACTTTaaccaaagttcagattttcaaaatgtttcct ATCATACTAGCAATCATGTTGGTTTGGCTCATCTGCTACATCCTCACTTTGACCAACCTGCTGCCCAGTAATCCAGATCGCTACGGTCATAAAGCCCGGACTGATGCCCGGGGCGATATCATGGCGTCATCACCATGGTTCAGAGTGCCCTACCCAT GTCAGTGGGGGCTGCCTGTGGTGACAGTTGCTGGAGTGTTGGGCATGTTCAGTGCCACCATGGCAGGAATCGTGGAGTCAATTGGAGATTACTATGCCTGTGCTCGCCTTTCAGGGGCCACGCCCCCTCCAGTACACGCTATTAACAG GGGGATCTTTACTGAGGGTGTCTGCTGTATCATTGCTGGACTTCTGGGTACAGGAAATGGATCCACCTCCTCCAGTCCAAACATTGGGGTCCTGGGAATTACAAAG gtggggAGTCGGAGGGTGGTCCAGTATGGGGCTGGTATAATGTTCCTGCTGGGATCAATTGGAAAGTTCACAGCCCTGTTCGCCTCACTGCCTGATCCCATCCTTGGAGGGATGTTTTGCACGCTCTTTG gaaTGATCACAGCTGTTGGGCTGTCCAACCTGCAGCTTGTTGACTTGAACTCATCCAGAAACCTCTTCGTTCTTGGTTTCTCGATGTTTTTCGGCCTCACTCTACCAACATACCTGGACACACATCCTAACTCAATTAGTACAG GTGTTCAAGAACTGGACCAGATCCTGACAGTTCTTCTTTCCACCGAGATGTTTGTTGGAGGTTTCCTGGCCTTTTGTCTTGACAACACAATACCAG GTACCAGACAGGAAAGAGGGCTTGTGGGATGGggttcctcctccacctcctcctcttcctcctcttatGACTTTCCTGTGGGGATGGCTCTGGTAAGGCGGACGAGGTGGCTCAGGCggtttcccatcagcccctccTTCACAGGTTTCAGGGCACATGAGGATGCTCctcctgaggaggaggagagagaagaggaggatgaaagcCCACTGCCCAGCACCAAGGTGTGA
- the si:dkey-250d21.1 gene encoding uncharacterized protein si:dkey-250d21.1: protein MNECCAASNCDYQQRESGKDSQLFSFPLDPERCKQWTNNCQRTDLASQPPEKLHKLYRLCSRHFESSMISHQSASTFVLKEDAVPTIFDFTVNKQSENSRKRAQEPSEEEPAAVKKTKGDSASEVREKMLEVSGEDGATLEPQADPQSHGIGTTSKAKDVLKVFFKEILAMTGFSISGAKTDEPIGGARVHQVHNHVCLEKIDRKEILQFSEDLMREEIQTSLRLARFFSILLQDVTNMDGKEQIPVFIRSVTVAGFPQKHLIGFLPCDLDTESLFYTLISELRNKWGLRMEHCRGLTYVVTGSMCQKMRDLTCKVLQEFPQVVLSPSDPYAFNIWIIRCMPVPAIQKVADSVEEVASLLRRTPELSKRLEGKIQMTYGHIKGEVERIKAGLTGNWEYGTDAFQTMLEILEPILNCINEVISKVDEDTAERMAKLKPILKNFNFIITLVVLKNTLCCVSILNSSLRGIISISSTLQYTISNALKLVNKYLQDLAILNRKWFSDAMSRAKKLGVEVTRPEMDQGETAEMPLEDFYRETLSRPILQYLVAEVNRVFSIEMVRILRWLSLVPSYMADHNFSIRRDKVADANLNNLARPDTFYEELGCWEVKWRHASKRRILPTTVFATLKIPDIGFYPNVQSLLKVLGTVPCVNAEADVYGQYHMVLERCHFFLKATPLDQRQCSKAFIYVNQDVHFNVEKMVETYVQKHPEILQLLQVDDAAEIPPQVTVHGNHAEKDTEEEIQLINLEMDADRLVEMKCAETDREALKSALQAAVTSAYSSHSRLHSDGGVGQDGEVEYVTKSEMKEVLAVCESAVREGILMEVGGSFFSLIIDRVVRLGDRDYLPLFLRFVDSFDVMRLELMGFIQADLDCEAMVQRLMDIVTVEWHLDLSNCRGQAYLGSGDVSYKLKAFACKVQEKHPLAISTHCSCYSFNTWWSKSIPAPAVKRALDTFEEVVAFFGSSAALEKQLDHVIAFGLRESYEKVQELQGAFCTLWHEKHDSYEAFVQILEPLVECLEKIKSNPQRWMLSVSDQAGALLRKVMEFDFIIAMVVLKNACSFTRELSAGLQKDQFSTASQLCQINGIVATLNRVKTNMKVFHQNWFDEASAIAQSLRVQIEVPENSLPRDGMIKPVGYYKDCLSVPLIDNLINAVKDYFSDDHKEALNFLSLVPCSVTVSYMFESLKSKPPLYSSDLPDADNFFTELCCWRVTWKTKVASVTIPSSIFHTLRLPLMQYFGNINMLLRIMSVLPSTVLEDCGVVMRHKRFLDYLRHTNPKDRSPCLAMLQVSTDYNRDLDRMVTQCLKVTPQALEGICLDKESKSLVRNFENNMEVDCVEKEVEDHKVQQSPERIQDVEVNAVDQNGHAEDNRRNLRTVFRLAAHLGKSNRGLSELSEEERELYVQDLKMCHWFGSESKSVPPVGDEEVLSLLTNAIRDVILEEIQESPFFSLITDKAVRVVDQTYLPVFVRYVRESSPKVELMGFLPFDESSDVEMQASKLSKLLTEDWGLPMSQCRGQAFMYLGLGYQTLKKMSVEFLKSFPLCVVTPSESCGLAQWLAGSVPCPSVAKMLEVAEDLLLFFDESPGLQRQLAQAVDGLLNTPREALEEIPETCCSRWKKREDFFDILTDTLEGILSCLDAVSSTATGAWLMHAQVLSTALRNMDFIVTLVILKNACAPLRNCSTVFRCGNPADILCEVEKIPLIIDTLSKMLKNISSIHSVWFEQAFQLATKVAPEQVCFSEEASSYDSPEIYYRENLSIPLLQSLIKEMKYCFSDSHLNALSVLSLLPACNPQPVVSESVERPFSLYLADHPELEGIEQEINTWAAVWREKYQDVAPPTSIAETLAHPESKSHPAVSLLLRLVAVLPSVSMECDRMKSTLNALKDLLKQTVCRGSRTDRVMLLYHCPTLQRLPEVVHKSTEVDQESSSYLSQVMQTLQRLKLDAESLGRVLPEASCSGVGAGPTDGEEEPAEGDVTGPEPRAAVSFYEPQQREQIIKELWDSQFFTIITEQAVKIDGQPYVPLCVRYLKKDDIQCEETLAFIPFTNDSVVLSEAIEIALSEKWGLNMEYCRGQASLSVGEVGAKMRAVSSAIAEKYPHIVRTVSSALSLNGWLAKSSPVNPAAGGAALITRLLHWLTEDTQRQIKLEDMILYVFQRDEGRGNELRDKLVKNWEKSHEMHEVMVEISEAVLLCLNELKVEGSESEQQQAAAFFNAVRNFDFIFSTVVQKNVLSVTQKLSAALQGKPLDVLLAVNTLPDVKASLCKLESDIDIHHKSWFEEAVTLASKLNVTLLHPVLLEPLSDFYKESVSLKVVLHSKEEISELFTEKVLDTLRCLEIVPYAMSKVETSILSGLVFRLYKEDLPDQASLHAEMKAWKEKWLDPLAGYLPSTVLDTLKASQIRSFSNIETLLRLQVILPFSRKESNFRQGRRSLQDFMQQKKRLLSDLHPL, encoded by the exons ATGAATGAGTGCTGCGCCGCCTCGAACTGTGACTACCAGCAGCGGGAATCGGGAAAAGACTCGCAGCTTTTCAGCTTTCCGTTGGACCCGGAACG CTGCAAACAATGGACGAACAACTGTCAGCGAACAGACCTGGCGTCCCAGCCTCCAGAAAAGCTGCATAAACTCTACAGACTCTGCTCCAGACACTTTGAGTCCTCGATGATCTCCCATCAG aGTGCCTCCACCTTTGTCCTGAAGGAAGATGCTGTTCCTACAATATTTGACTTTACTGTGAATAAACAGtcagaaaacagcaggaaaCGAGCTCAGGAGCCT TCAGAAGAGGAGCCTGCTGctgtgaagaaaacaaagg GAGATTCAGCATCAGAAGTAAGAGAGAAGATGTTAGAAGTGTCTGGTGAAGACGGGGCAACACTGGAACCACAAGCAGATCCACAAAGCCACGGGATCGGAACCACCTCAAAGGCGAAAgatgttttgaaagtttttttcaagGAAATTCTTGCCATGACGGGATTTAGCATTAGTGGAGCAAAAACTGATGAGCCGATAGGAGGCGCGAGGGTCCATCAAGTTCACAATCATGTTTGCTTGGAGAAAATCGACAGGAAGGAGATCCTGCAGTTCAGCGAGGACCTGATGCGTGAGGAGATCCAGACCAGTTTACGGCTCGCCCGCTTCTTCTCCATCCTGCTCCAGGATGTGACCAACATGGACGGGAAGGAGCAGATTCCCGTCTTCATCAGGTCCGTCACAGTGGCTGGTTTCCCGCAGAAGCACCTCATTGGCTTCTTGCCATGTGACTTAGACACAGAGAGTCTGTTTTATACGCTGATCTCTGAGCTGAGAAACAAGTGGGGGCTGAGAATGGAGCACTGCAGGGGCCTCACCTATGTGGTCACCGGGAGCATGTGTCAGAAGATGAGAGACCTGACCTGTAAAGTACTGCAAGAGTTTCCACAGGTCGTTTTGTCACCAAGTGACCCTTACGCATTCAACATCTGGATAATCCGCTGCATGCCCGTGCCGGCCATACAGAAAGTGGCAGATTCAGTAGAAGAAGTGGCGTCGTTACTCAGGAGGACGCCGGAGCTCAGCAAGCGATTAGAGGGGAAGATCCAGATGACATACGGGCACATTAAGGGGGAGGTGGAAAGGATCAAAGCTGGCCTCACCGGGAACTGGGAGTACGGCACGGACGCCTTCCAGACCATGCTGGAAATCCTTGAACCGATCCTGAACTGCATCAACGAGGTCATCTCAAAGGTGGACGAAGACACGGCCGAGCGGATGGCCAAGCTCAAGCCTATTCTGAAGAATTTCAACTTCATCATCACTCTTGTTGTCCTGAAGAACACCCTGTGCTGTGTGAGCATACTCAACTCCAGTCTCCGGGGAATCATTAGCATCAGCAGCACTTTGCAGTACACCATTTCTAACGCCTTGAAGCTGGTCAACAAGTACCTGCAGGATCTGGCAATCCTCAACAGAAAGTGGTTCTCAGATGCAATGAGTCGAGCCAAGAAGCTGGGAGTGGAGGTGACTAGACCAGAGATGGATCAAGGCGAGACAGCTGAGATGCCATTGGAGGACTTCTATAGAGAGACTCTGAGCCGGCCCATCCTGCAGTACCTTGTTGCTGAGGTGAACCGGGTATTCAGCATAGAGATGGTTAGGATTCTGCGGTGGCTCTCCCTGGTTCCATCTTACATGGCAGACCATAACTTCAGCATTCGCAGGGATAAGGTCGCAGATGCAAACCTGAACAATTTAGCTCGTCCCGACACGTTCTACGAAGAGCTCGGCTGCTGGGAGGTGAAGTGGAGACACGCCAGCAAGCGCAGGATCCTGCCAACCACAGTGTTCGCCACTCTGAAGATCCCAGATATCGGCTTTTACCCCAACGTTCAGAGCCTGCTGAAGGTGCTGGGCACGGTTCCCTGTGTGAACGCAGAGGCCGACGTGTATGGCCAGTACCACATGGTCCTGGAGCGGTGCCACTTCTTCCTGAAAGCCACGCCACTGGACCAACGGCAGTGTAGCAAAGCCTTCATCTACGTGAACCAGGACGTGCATTTCAATGTAGAAAAGATGGTGGAGACGTACGTTCAGAAACATCCCGAGATcttgcagctgctgcaggtt GATGACGCAGCAGAGATCCCTCCACAAG TGACAGTCCATGGGAATCATGCTGAGAAGGACACTGAAGAAGAGATTCAGCTCATAAACCTGGAGATGGATGCTGACCGTCTGGTGGAGATGAAATGTGCAGAGACCGATAGAGAGGCACTGAAGTCGGCCTTGCAGGCCGCGGTGACCTCTGCCTACAGCAGTCACAGCAGGCTGCACAGTGACGGGGGTGTAGGCCAGGACGGAGAAGTGGAGTATGTGACCAAGTCAGAGATGAAGGAGGTTCTGGCTGTGTGCGAGAGCGCCGTCAGGGAGGGCATCCTCATGGAGGTGGGGGGCTCCTTCTTTTCTCTGATAATCGACCGCGTGGTCAGACTGGGGGACAGGGACTACCTTCCGCTCTTCCTCAGATTTGTGGACAGTTTTGATGTGATGCGTTTGGAGCTGATGGGATTTATTCAAGCAGATCTGGACTGTGAGGCGATGGTGCAGCGGCTGATGGACATAGTCACGGTGGAGTGGCATCTCGATTTGAGTAACTGCAGAGGTCAGGCGTACCTCGGCTCTGGTGACGTTTCCTACAAACTAAAGGCTTTTGCCTGCAAAGTTCAGGAGAAGCATCCTCTGGCCATAAGCACCCACTGCTCTTGTTACTCCTTCAACACATGGTGGTCAAAATCAATCCCAGCCCCCGCTGTGAAGAGAGCTCTGGACACATTTGAAGAGGTCGTGGCGTTCTTTGGCAGCAGCGCCGCGTTAGAGAAGCAGCTTGACCACGTCATCGCATTTGGTCTTCGAGAGAGCTATGAGAAGGTTCAGGAGTTGCAGGGGGCTTTCTGCACCTTGTGGCACGAGAAGCACGATTCCTACGAGGCTTTTGTGCAGATTCTAGAGCCGTTGGTCGAGTGTCTTGAGAAGATCAAGAGCAACCCACAGAGATGGATGCTGTCCGTGTCTGACCAAGCAGGAGCTCTCCTCCGCAAGGTCATGGAGTTTGACTTCATCATCGCCATGGTAGTCCTGAAGAACGCCTGCTCCTTCACCAGAGAGCTGAGTGCAGGACTCCAGAAAGACCAGTTCAGCACCGCGTCCCAGCTGTGTCAGATCAATGGCATCGTGGCCACTCTGAACAGAGTGAAAACTAACATGAAGGTCTTTCATCAGAACTGGTTTGACGAGGCCTCCGCCATCGCCCAGAGCCTTCGAGTTCAGATCGAAGTTCCTGAAAACTCTCTGCCCAGAGACGGCATGATCAAGCCTGTGGGATACTACAAAGACTGCCTGAGCGTGCCTCTCATCGACAACCTCATCAATGCTGTGAAGGATTACTTCTCAGATGATCACAAAGAAGCTCTCAACTTCCTCTCGCTGGTGCCGTGCTCCGTCACCGTCAGCTACATGTTTGAGAGCTTGAAGTCGAAGCCTCCACTCTACAGCAGTGACCTTCCAGACGCAGACAACTTCTTCACCGAGCTATGCTGCTGGAGAGTCACCTGGAAGACCAAAGTGGCCTCTGTGACCATCCCAAGCTCCATATTTCATACACTGCGTCTGCCGCTCATGCAGTACTTCGGGAACATCAACATGCTGCTGAGGATCATGTCTGTGCTGCCCAGTACTGTACTGGAGGACTGCGGGGTCGTGATGCGCCACAAGAGGTTCCTGGACTACCTCAGACACACAAACCCCAAAGACAGGTCTCCATGTTTGGCCATGCTGCAGGTGAGCACAGACTACAACAGAGACCTGGACCGCATGGTGACCCAGTGCCTGAAGGTTACTCCACAAGCCCTGGAGGGTATCTGTCTG GACAAAGAGTCTAAAAGTCTGGTGAGAAACTTTGAAAACAACATGGAAG TGGATTGTGTCGAAAAGGAAGTTGAAGACCACAAAGTCCAGCAATCCCCTGAAAGGATTCAGGATGTGGAGGTGAACGCTGTGGATCAGAATGGACACGCAGAAGACAATCGTCGAAACCTGCGGACGGTTTTCCGGCTGGCTGCTCATCTGGGGAAAAGCAACCGCGGGCTGAGCGAGCTCTCGGAAGAAGAGCGGGAGCTGTACGTTCAGGACCTGAAAATGTGCCACTGGTTTGGAAGTGAGAGCAAAAGTGTTCCTCCTGTGGGGGATGAAGAGGTGCTGAGCCTCCTCACAAACGCCATCAGAGACGTCATACTGGAAGAAATTCAAGAATCCCCGTTTTTCTCTCTGATCACAGACAAAGCTGTCAGAGTAGTCGATCAGACTTACCTCCCGGTTTTTGTCAGGTATGTTCGGGAATCTTCTCCAAAGGTAGAGCTCATGGGTTTCTTACCCTTTGATGAAAGCTCTGATGTTGAGATGCAGGCGAGTAAACTTTCAAAGCTCCTCACTGAGGACTGGGGGTTACCCATGTCTCAGTGTCGAGGGCAAGCTTTTATGTATTTAGGCTTAGGCTATCAAACCCTGAAGAAAATGTCTGTGGAGTTTCTGAAGAGCTTCCCGCTCTGCGTGGTCACGCCCAGCGAGTCTTGTGGCCTGGCCCAGTGGCTGGCCGGCAGCGTGCCTTGCCCCTCAGTGGCGAAGATGCTGGAGGTGGCGGAGGACCTGCTGCTGTTCTTCGACGAGTCTCCGGGTCTGCAGAGACAGTTGGCTCAGGCTGTGGATGGTCTGCTCAACACCCCCAGGGAGGCGTTGGAAGAAATCCCAGAAACCTGCTGCTCCAGGTGGAAGAAGAGGGAGGACTTCTTCGACATTCTCACCGACACACTGGAGGGCATCCTGAGCTGCCTGGATGCCGTGAGCTCCACGGCTACAGGGGCCTGGCTGATGCATGCTCAGGTCCTCTCCACGGCTCTGAGGAACATGGACTTCATCGTCACACTGGTGATCTTGAAGAACGCCTGTGCTCCGCTGCGTAACTGCAGCACGGTTTTCCGCTGCGGGAACCCCGCTGACATACTGTGTGAGGTGGAGAAAATCCCCCTCATCATAGACACTCTCAGCAAAATGCTGAAGAACATCAGCAGCATCCACTCCGTTTGGTTTGAACAGGCCTTCCAGCTGGCAACCAAGGTGGCTCCTGAGCAGGTGTGCTTCTCAGAGGAAGCCAGCAGCTATGATTCTCCTGAAATCTACTACAGAGAGAACCTGAGCATACCTCTGCTGCAAAGCCTCATCAAGGAGATGAAGTACTGCTTCTCAGACAGCCACCTGAACGCCCTGTCCGTGCTGTCGTTGTTGCCCGCCTGTAACCCACAGCCCGTTGTGTCGGAGTCTGTGGAAAGGCCTTTCAGCCTCTACCTCGCAGACCATCCTGAACTTGAAGGGATCGAGCAGGAGATCAACACCTGGGCCGCTGTGTGGAGAGAGAAGTACCAGGACGTGGCCCCCCCGACCTCGATAGCTGAAACCCTCGCCCACCCCGAATCCAAGAGTCACCCCGCGGTGAGCCTGCTGCTCAGACTGGTGGCCGTGCTGCCCAGCGTCAGCATGGAGTGTGACAGGATGAAGAGCACCCTCAACGCCCTGAAGGACCTGCTGAAGCAGACCGTGTGCAGAGGCAGCCGGACGGACCGGGTCATGCTCCTCTACCACTGCCCCACGCTGCAGAGGCTGCCGGAGGTCGTCCACAAGAGCACCGAGGTCGATCAGGAGAGCAGCTCTTACCTGTCGCAG GTGATGCAAACGCTACAGCGTCTAAAGTTAGATGCAG AAAGCTTAGGCCGGGTTTTACCTGAAGCGTCCTGCTCTGGTGTGGGGGCGGGACCAACTGATGGAGAGGAGGAGCCCGCTGAGGGAGACGTGACCGGTCCAGAACCGAGAGCAGCGGTGTCTTTCTACGAGCCTCAGCAGCGTGAGCAGATCATCAAGGAGCTCTGGGACTCGCAGTTCTTTACCATCATCACTGAGCAGGCGGTGAAGATCGACGGGCAGCCATATGTCCCGCTGTGCGTCAGGTACCTGAAAAAAGACGACATCCAGTGTGAGGAGACTCTGGCTTTCATCCCCTTCACTAACGACTCGGTGGTCCTTTCGGAGGCCATTGAAATCGCGCTGTCTGAGAAGTGGGGGCTGAACATGGAGTACTGCCGAGGACAGGCCTCCCTGAGCGTTGGAGAAGTGGGAGCTAAAATGCGAGCTGTGAGCTCAGCGATCGCTGAGAAGTACCCTCACATCGTTCGAACGGTTAGCTCTGCCCTGTCGCTGAACGGTTGGCTGGCCAAGTCTTCTCCTGTGAACCCGGCAGCCGGCGGAGCGGCCCTCATAACCAGGCTCCTCCACTGGCTCACCGAGGACACGCAGCGGCAGATCAAACTGGAAGACATGATCCTTTACGTGTTCCAGCGGGATGAGGGGCGGGGCAACGAGCTGAGAGACAAACTGGTGAAGAACTGGGAGAAAAGTCACGAGATGCATGAGGTGATGGTGGAGATCTCTGAAGCGGTGCTGTTGTGTCTGAATGAGCTGAAGGTGGAGGGCAGCGAGTCGGAGCAGCAGCAGGCAGCCGCCTTCTTCAATGCTGTCCGGAACTTTGACTTCATCTTCTCCACTGTGGTGCAGAAGAACGTGCTGAGCGTGACGCAGAAGCTGAGCGCCGCTCTTCAGGGCAAACCTTTAGACGTGCTGCTCGCCGTGAATACCTTGCCTGACGTGAAGGCGTCCCTCTGCAAACTGGAGAGTGACATTGACATCCATCACAAAAGCTGGTTCGAGGAAGCCGTGACCCTGGCATCCAAACTCAATGTTACCCTGCTGCACCCCGTCCTCCTCGAGCCCCTGAGCGACTTCTACAAAGAATCTGTCAGCCTGAAGGTGGTTCTCCACTCAAAGGAAGAAATCAGCGAACTTTTCACCGAAAAGGTGTTGGATACTCTGAGATGTTTGGAGATTGTGCCTTACGCAATGTCCAAAGTAGAAACCAGCATCCTCAGCGGCCTGGTTTTCCGCCTGTACAAGGAGGACTTGCCCGACCAGGCGTCGCTGCACGCTGAGATGAAGGCGTGGAAGGAGAAGTGGCTGGACCCTCTGGCCGGCTACCTTCCATCCACTGTGCTCGACACGCTCAAGGCGTCTCAGATACGCAGCTTCAGCAACATCGAAACTCTGCTCAGGCTGCAAGTCATCCTACCGTTTTCTAGGAAGGAGAGCAACTTCCGGCAGGGCAGACGCAGCTTGCAGGACTTCATGCAGCAGAAGAAGAGACTGCTGTCTGACCTCCACCCTCTGTAG